The DNA sequence TGTCGTTCCATGTCACCGTGGCCAACTACGAGTACCTCGTCTACTGGCGCTTCTACCAGGACGGCAACATCGAGTGCGAGGTGCGCGCCACCGGCATCATGGTGACCACGCCGATCGCACCCGGGGCCACGCACCCGCACGGCACCCTGGTGGACGAACGCACCTACGCACCGTTCCATCAGCATTTCCTTGTCGCCCGCCTCGACCTCGACGTGGACGGAACCCAGAACACCGTCTACGCCAGCGAAACCGAGATCGAGCCGATGGGTCCGGCCAATCCGTACGGCCTGTCCCTGGTGCAGCGCAACACCCCCTGCGCACCGAAGAAGAGGGCAAGCAGGACATGAACTGGTCCACCCAGCGAGCGTGGAAGGTGGTGAACACCAACACCACCAACGGACTGGGCACCCATCCTGCCTACAAACTGGTCCCCGGCGACGCCATCCCTGCCATGTTCGATCCGGCCTCACCGGTGTTCGCGCGCGCCGAGGTCATCGGCCACACCGTGTGGGTCACCCCGAACAGTCCCGATGAACGTTGGCCGGCAGGCGAATTCGTGAACCAGTCGGCCACCGACAAGGGGCTGGGCGAATGGACGAAGGCCAACCGCAGCATCGACAACACCGACGTGGTGCTCTGGTACACCTTCGGCATCCACCACATCACCCGGCCCGAGGACTGGCCGATCATGCCCGCCGACACGGTCTCGTTCTGGCTCAAGCCATTCGGCTTCTTTGACCGCAACCCATCCCTCGATGTCGCACCGAGCCCGAGCGCGCATTGTCATCCCGCATCATCCACAACTCCCGAATCACCTGGAGGACACTGTCATGACTGATCCTGTTGCTGACTTCCGCGAGCTCCTCGAGCAGGTTCCCGCCGGCCTGTGGATCGGTGGGACCTCGGTGGACGCATCCGACGGCTCCACGTTCTCGGTGGACGACCCGGCCACCGGCACGTCCCTGCTCCGCGTGGCCGATGCCACGCCCGACGACGCGAACACCGCCCTCGAGAGCGCGCTCGCGGTGGCGGACGAGTGGGCTGCCACCGCGCCGCGCAAGCGATCGGAGATCCTGCGCGCCACCTACGATTTGGTCCAGGACCACGCCGACGACATGGCCACGATCATGACCCTCGAGATGGGCAAGGCACTGCCCGATTCGAAGTCCGAGATCACCTACGGCGGCGAATTCCTGCGGTGGTTCGCCGAAGAGGCCGTTCGGGTTTCGGGCCGGTTCACCCCGTCGCCAGGGGGCACCGGACGGATCATGGTGACCCACGCCCCCGTCGGGGTGGCGCTGGCGATCACGCCGTGGAACTTCCCACTCGCGATGGGCACCAGGAAGATCGGCCCGGCGCTGGCCGCGGGATGCACGATGATCGTCAAGCCCGCCCAGGAGACCCCGCTGACCATGCTGTACCTCGCCAAGCTGCTCGGCGAGGCAGGACTGCCCGGCGGCGTGCTCTCCATTCTCCCGACCAGCAAGGCGGCCGACGTCACCGAGCCGCTGATCGCCGATCCCCGCGTACGCAAGATCAGCTTCACCGGGTCGACCCCGGTCGGCCGGAGCCTGCTCGGACAGGCAGCCGAGAACGTTCAGCGGACGTCCATGGAGCTCGGCGGAAACGCACCCTTCCTCGTGTTCGACGACGCCGATCTCGACAAGGCGGTGGAAGGTGCGTTCGCAGCGAAGACCCGCAACGGGGGCGAAGCGTGCACGGCAGCCAATCGCTTTCTCGTCCAGGAAGGTATCGCCGAACAGTTCACCGCGGCGCTGACGGCGAAGATGAAGTCCATGGTTCTGGGGCCCGGCTACGATCCGAAGACCACACTGGGCCCGATGGTCAACACCAAGCAGCAGACGTCCATCGCGAAGGCTGTGGCTGCCGCAGTAGCCGATGGGGCCCGGGTGCGGCTGGGCGCCGATCCGGAGAACCTGCCGAACTCTGTCACGTCGACCGATGACGCGGGGTGCTACTACCCCGCAACGGTTCTCGACCAGGTGCCGGCAGACGCGGACATCGTGCGAAACGAGATCTTCGGTCCCGTTGCCGTCATCAGTACGTTCACCGCCGAGGACGAAGCCATCGAGGCCGCGAACTCCACCGAATACGGCTTGGCGGCTTACCTTTACACCCAGGACCTGGACCGGGCGCTGAGGGTGGCCGACAAGATCGAGTCGGGGATGGTCGGGATCAACCGAGGCGTGATCTCCGATGTCGCGGCACCGTTCGGCGGCGTGAAGCAATCCGGGATCGGGCGCGAAGGTGGCTCCGAAGGCATCTACGAATACCTGACCACCAAATACATCGCACTGACGTAGTCCGGCAAACACGCAGGGACACACACCGGATCGGCGACGCCGTCCGGGAAAGGACATCATGCAGCTCATCACTGCCCTGACGGCGCCGCCATCACTGTGCCGGGACACCGACTCAGGACGTGCACCGATACGGGTGGGTCTCGTGCAGCATCGCTGGCAGCCCGACACCGATGCCCTCCTGGCCGATCTCGCCGAGGGCGTCGAGATGGCCGCCGGGGCCGGGGCGGGCCTGGTGTGTCTGCCCGAGATCACCCTGCTGCGGTATCCGGCGTTCGTTCGAGGTGGCGCCAACCCGGGCGAGTCCGCCGAGGACCTCGACACCGGGCCCACATTCGCCTTCGCCTCGGCAATGGCGAAGCAGCACAACATCTTCCTGCACGCGTCGCTGTACGAGAAGAACTCGGCGGAGAACGGCACCACCTACGACGACGGCCTCGGGTTCAACACCGCCATCATGGTCTCACCGACCGGTGAGCTGGTGGCCAAGACACGCAAGATCCACATCCCCATCACGGCCGGCTATTACGAGGACACGTACTTCCGGGCAGGACCCGCCGAACCCGACCCGTACCCCGTGCACTCACCGGCCGGACTCGACGCCACCCTGGGGATGCCGACATGCTGGGACGAATGGTTCCCCGAAGCCGCACGCGCGTACTCGCTGGCCGGGGCCGAGATCATCGTCTACCCCACCGCCATCGGATCCGAGCCCGACTTCCCCGACTTCGACACCCAACCCCTGTGGCAGCAGGTGATCGTCGGAAACGGGATCGCCAACGGCACCTTCATGGTGGTACCCAACCGCACCGGGAACGAAGGCGAGATCACCTTCTACGGTTCGTCTTTCATCTCCGACCCGTACGGCCGCATCCTTGTCCAGGCGCCGCGCGACGAACCTGCCGTGCTGGTCGCCGAACTCGACCTCGCCCAGCGTCGTGACTGGCTCACACTGTTCCCGTTCCTGAAGACCCGGCGGCCTGACACCTATGGTCGTCTTGTCGATCCGGTTGCGACACACGGCCACTTCGGCGCCGGAGACGTCTGATGTCGCAGTGGCGGATGCCCGCCGAAACAGCTCCGCAAGAAAAGGTGTGGATGGCTTTCCCGGCACCAGGCTATTCACTCGGCGACACCGACGCCGCACGTGATGAAGCCCGCCGGACATGGGCGGCGGTGGCACACAGCATCTGTGAGTTCGAACCGGTCACGATGCTCGTCGACCCGGATGAGTTGCCCGCGGCCCGCAAATACCTCTCCCGCGACGTCGAGATCCTCGCGGCTCCGCTCAACGACGCCTGGGCGCGCGACGTCGGGCCGACATTCGTGCTCGACGAGGACGGCACCCTCGGAGCCGTCGACTGGGTGTTCAACGGATGGGGGGCTGCCTCGTGGGCGCGATGGGACAGAGACCAGCACATCGGCACGCTGATCGCCGAGATGTCGGGGGCCCAGCGCATCGACTCGCCGATGATCAACGAGGGCGGTGGCATCGCGGTCGACGGCGACGGCACGGTGCTGCTGACCGAATCGGTCCAGTTGGGCGAGGGCCGCAATGCCACGTGGTCTCGTGAAGACGTCGAGGACGAGCTGCGGCGGACGATCGGCGCCGAGACGGCGATCTGGTTGCCGTACGGCCTCACCCGCGACAACCAGAAGTTCGGCACCCGTGGGCACGTCGACATCGTCGCGGCCATCCCGTCGCCGGGTGTGGTGCTGGTGCACGACCAGCAAGACCCCGACCACCCCGATCACGCGGTGAGCGCTCGGATCAGAGAGGTGATCGCCGCGGCGGAACCCGGGTGGCAGATCATCGACGTCCCGGCCCCCACGGTGCTGACCGACGACGAGGGACCCGTGGACTACAGCTACATCAACCACCTCGTCATCAACAACGCCGTGATCGCCTGCAGCTTCGACGATCCGAATGACGCACGGGCTGCGGCAATCCTGTCCGAGGTGTACCCGGGGCGTGAGATCCGCACGGTCGACGCGCGGCCGTTGTTCGAGCGAGGCGGGGGCATCCACTGCATCACGCAGCATCAACCGGCCGGCCGTCGGATATGAACCACCGGTCGATGAGCCCCGTCTATCGGCCCGACAAATCGCCCGCCCCCGACACCACGCCAGCGGACGTTCTGTAGGTTGCCGCGGCACCCGCGGGTAGGGGACCGTGACGCAATGACATCGACCACTCCCCGAACAGAGCCCGTCGCCGACGCGGCGCCCAGCTCGTATGGCAGCAAAGTGCTTGCGGTCGAACCAGGCGGCAACGAGTTCATCCCGCTCGAGGCCCGGCACGGCAAACCGCGCAGCATGTTCTGGACGTGGACCGCGCCCAATCTCGAGTTCGCGACGATCTTCGTCGGGGTCCTGTCGGTCCTGTACTTCGGTCTCAGCTTCTGGCAGGCCCTCGCCGCGGTGGCGTTGGGCAACCTCCTCGGTGCCCTCGCTCATTACGCCCTCTCCGCTCGCGGCCCGCTGCACGGGGTACCGCAGATGGTTCTGGGCCGCCTCGGCTTCGGCTACCGCGGCAACATCGTGCCCGCCGCGTTCATGACCGTCATGTGCGGCATCGGCTGGTTCGCGACCAACAGCGTCAGCGGAGCGCTGGCCCTCAACACGCTGTTCGGTCTTCCTTCGGTGTTGGCGCTCTTGATCGTCGTATTGGCGCAGACAGCATTTGCGTTCTTCGGACACAACCTCGTCCAAGGGTTCGAGCGCATTGCCGCGCCCCTGCTCGCCATCGTGTTCGTGATCGCCGGCGTCATCATCTTCAGCAAGGCCGATCTCGGCGCGCCCGGAACCGACGGTGGTGCCGGACTCGGCGGATTCCTCCTGACCGTGGGTACGGCGTTCGGTTACACCGCCGGCTGGACCCCCTACGCGGCCGACTTCACCCGCTACCTTCCCGCGACCGTGTCCCGGTTCAAGACCGGGTTCTTCGCCTCGTCAGGGCTGTTCGTGTCCACCACGGCACTGATGGCCGTCGGCGCCGCGTCGGTGACCATCGGCTCGGATGCGGAGAGTCCCACCGACGCATTCACCGGGCATCTGCCGTCGGCCGTGGCGGATCTGACGTTGCTGGCCATCGCGGTCGGGGCAGTCGCCGCCAACGCGATCAACCTCTACTCCGGCGGAATGGCCTTCGTCACCATGGGATTCAAGATGTCGCTCGGTATTCAGCGGGCGCTCGTCACCGTGGTGTTCGGAGTCGTGGGATTCCTGGTTGCCTGGTGGGCACTGGCCGACGCGGCCGAGTCGTATGAGACCTTCCTGCTGATCGTCGCCTACTGGATCGGCCCGTGGCTCGGCATCGTGTTCGCCGACCAGATCCTTCGCCGGAACCGTCCCGTGGCCGCGATGCTGTACAACCCGAAGTACACGAACTGGGGCGGACTGTCGGCCTTCCTGATCGCGCTCGTCGCCTCGGTGTTGCTCTTCAGCAACCAGGAACGATATGTCGGTTTCGTCGCCGAGGCCGTCCCCGAATTGGGAGACATCACGTTCTTCGCCGGATTTGTCATCGCGTTCGCCGGATACTTCGTGCTGTCGCGCAACAAGATTCGTCGCGACTATCAGTCCGCCTGACCGGAAGCCGATCGCACCGCGCTGCGGTGCGCGCAGAGGGCCAGCAAAACAGACGGGTATGTCTCGGGCGCCGCGAAGTCGAATCCCAGCAGCTCCCGGATCCGTTCGAGACGTTGATACAGACTCTGTCTGCCCAGATGCAGGGCAACCGCGGATCGTGTTGCGCTGCAACCATGTCGAAGATGCACCTCGAGGGTGTGGGTGAGCTCTGACCCGTGGGTCCGATCCCATTCGACCAGCGGCCCGACAGAGGTCACCAGGTCGTCGCGGACCGCTGCGCCGAGAGTCTCCACCGCGAGTTCCGCCGCGAGCGCGCGAACCGAGGAAACCGCATCGGTGTGACGGGCCATCGCCCGCCGGGATCCGGAGGCGATCGCCAGAGCTCGCCGTGCGGTCAGCAAGGCATCGGACAGGTCACGGGCATCAACACGCGCAGCATCCCCGACCACAATCGTTGCCTCCCCGGCGATTCCGGCGAACGCTGCACAGACCTGGGTGATCTGGTCGCGGGCTTGATCGGTCATGGCGAACAGCGCGTAGGAGGTCGCATGTACGTCGGCGTGCAGCGACTGCACGGACAGCTTTTTCGTCACGGTCGCCGTCAGCTGCGCAGCCATCCGGGGCGCCGGGGCAGAGATCGCCACCGGAACGATGCACACAGCGCGGGCCGGGTCGAAACCTGCTGCCCGAGAACGCATCATGAGGTCGGGGCGGCGATCGACCCGCCGATTGAGCAGATCAGACATCAGAGTGGCCGCGGCCCGATGGCGCAGCCCTCCTAGCTCGCGTGACATCGACAGCGCCACACCCAGAGGTCCGGCACCGAGGTCGAGAAGCGACATCATGGTGTCCGCATCGAGCGACGACGGACCGGCGACCAAGGTCGCGATGACCTGGCCACGCGACTGCACCGGCACCGACGCGGATTGCGCGTCCACCACCTGCCACGCCGAATGGTCGTCGTCCACACCCTCGGCGGCCATCAGCGCATTGTTCTTGCCCAACACCACCAGTGGGCAACCGATGGCAGCCGCGATGGCCTTCACGATCGCAGGCGCACCGGCACCGGCCGCCATCAGCGCGTGCAGCGCCGCGTCGAGTTCACCTCGTCGGCGGAGCACCCCGACTTCGCGCGAGACGATGTCGGTGTTGGCGGCGCGGCACAGGTCGATGAACGGGACCACGGTGTGTAGCGCGATCAGCGGGAGTTGCACCGACGAGGCCTCGCGGATCATCTCGTCAGGAACCTCGTCGAAGGTTCTGCCCAATTCCACTGCCACACCGGCGACGTCGCGAGTGGCGAGCTCGCGGATGTAGTGACGGCGCGTACCGGCGTCGGTGCCCGCCAGTCCGAGTCCTGTGGTGAGCAGGAGTTCACCACCTGACAGCAGCGGACCGATCTCGAAGATCTCACTGGAATGCACCCAGCGGACCTCGTTGCCGAGCCGTCCGTGACCACTGAGCACTTGCGGATCGGTTGCCGCCAGGTGTCGGTCGAGGACCTCGTGTAACGCCAGAACCATTGTCGCCAACCTCTCGTCACCGACGAATTGCACGTCCATAGCCCCCGGTGCCGCGACACTATGTCAGTTGCCCCAGCCGCGCACGACGGGCAGCGTTGGTTTCCATGAGCACCTCCACCGACGTCTCGCCCGCAACGCTGCTCGAGACCGCATACGCCGAAGCCCAGCAGAGTCTGATCGAGGGCGGGATCCCGATCGGGGCCGCACTGTTCGCCGCCGACGGAACACTGCTCGGACGTGGTCACAACATGCGCGTACAGAACGATGACCCGTCGGTACACGGCGAAACCGCGGCCTTCCGCAACGCCGGGCGGCAACGCGACTACCGATCGACCATCATGGTGACCACGCTGGCGCCGTGCTGGTACTGCAGCGGCCTCATCCGTCAGTTCGACATCGGCTCGGTGGTCATCGGTGAGACCCGGAACTTCCAGGGCGGTGAAGACTGGCTTGCCGACCTGGGTGTGTCGGTCACCGTCGTCGACGACCCACGGTGCGTGGCCATGATGGCCGACTTCATCGACGGCAACCCCGGGCTGTGGAACGAAGACATCGGCGTCGCCGAGGAGACCGGCCGATGAGCAGCCCGATTCTCACCGTCGACATCTCACAGTGGCGCCGGGGCGGCGACGCAGCCGAGGCTCTGTGCCGGGCAGTCGACGAGAGCCTGCAGACGGCAGGTTTCCTGCTGGTCACCGGCCACGGCATCGACCCGGCACTTCCCGCCGATCTCCGAGCGGCCGCGCGCCGGTTCTTCGCCCTTCCGACCGACGTCAAGAGCCGCTACGCGGTGGCCGTCGGTGGTCGCGGATGGATCGGACCGGGCATGGAGGCCAACGGTTCTGCCGACGGGAGCGAGACGCCGCCCGATCTCAAGGAGACCTACAACTGCGGCGCGCAGACGCCGACCGGTGACCCGGTGGTGGACGCCGCATGGTTCCCGCCGAACGTCTGGCCGGCGGAGGTGCCCGAACTCGAGGAGTTGTTCACCGAGTACTGCCGTCAGATGAAGCTGCTGTCCGACGACCTGCTCGCGCTGATGAGTACATCGCTCGGGCTCGATGCCGGACACGACTTCCTCGGCCGGGCCGAACGAGCCACGTGGACGTCCAACATCAACCACTACCCCGCGCTGACCGAGGTGGGTCGTCCCGAGGAAGGACAGTTCCGGATCGGGGCGCACACCGACTTCGGCACCGTCACCGTTCTCGACCGCGAACCGGGGTCCGGCGGTCTCCAGGTCTATACCGAGGACGGCGGCTGGGCGGACGCCCCCTACGACCCCGAGGCCCTGACGATCAACATCGGAGACCTCCTCGAATACTGGACGGGCGGACGATGGCCGGCAGGCCGCCACCGTGTGTTGCCTCCGCAGGCCGACGCTCCCGACGAAGACCTGATGTCGCTCATCTTCTTCTATGAACTCGATCACGATGCGGTGGTGACCCCACTGGGCCCACCGGTCGGTGCGGCACACGGCCAACCCCCGGTTGTCGCAGGTGAGTTCATCATGGAGCGGCTCGAAGCGATCACCGTCACAGCGTCCTGATGCCCGCCCTCACGGGTGCCCCCGAGGGTTTGCTGAAGTGCCGGTTCAAAGTCCTTACTCGTGGGTAACATCGGATTCATGACGGCGAACGAAGCGGACACCTTCACGGCAACGGACATCGATCCCGAGGTCCGAACCGCAGATCTACCCGAGAAGCACACCCCCGAGGAAGACACCGAGCTGCTGGCCGACAACCTGCGCATCGCACTCGACGGACGCTGGCGGTCCACCCGTGAAGCGGTGCGAGAGCAGCTGAACCGTTCCGAGTTGCTACCCGACCCGTCGCTCCCGTTGGACCAGGCCCGCGCTCGCATCCTCGAGATCATGCGTGAACTGGCCGGTCACGGGTTCCCCCGCGCCGGATTCCTGGAGAAGCACGGAGGCACCGGCGACATCGGTGCTTCGATCAGCGCGATCGAACTCCTCGGCTACGCCGATCTGTCGCTGATGGTGAAAGCGGGAGTCCAGTGGGGCCTGTTCGGCGGCGCGGTAGAGAACCTCGGCACCGATGTCCACCACCAGAAGTACGTACCCGGCCTGATCAATCTCGATGTGCTCGGCTGCTTCGCCATGACCGAGACCGGACACGGCTCCAATGTGCAGGCCATCCAGACCACGGCCACCTATGACACCGCCACCGGCGAGTTCGTCGTCAACTCAGACACCAAACTGGCACGTAAGGACTACATCGGCGGCGCGGCAGAGCATGCCAAGGTCGCGGCGGTCTTCGCCCAGCTGGTGACCGGTGGTCCCGACGAAGAACCGACCGGCCGAGGCGTGCACTGTTTTGTGGTCCCGCTCCGTGACGACGACGGCAACGATCTCCCGGGGATCACCACCAGCGACTGCGGATACAAGGGCGGCCTGGCGGGAGTCGACAACGGCCGCATCGTCTTCGACCGCGTACGCATCCCCCGCGAGAACCTGCTCAACCGCTACGCCGACGTCGCCGAGGACGGCACTTACAGTTCGCCCATCGAGAACGAGAACCGTCGGTTCTTCACAATGCTCGGCACCCTCATCCGGGGCCGGGTCAGTGTGGCGGCCACGGCCGGTGCCGCGGGCCGCAAAGCGCTGACCATCGCGACCCGGTATGCATTGGTGCGCAGGCAGTTCGAACAGCCGGACTCCGACGACGAGATCGTCATCATGGACTACCTGGCACATCAGCGAAAGCTGTTGCCCCTCATCGCGAAGTCGTACGCGCTGGCGTTCGCACAGAACGAGATCATCGAGGAACTGCACGAATTGCAGTCCGCCGAAGACCTGGACGAGGACCGTCAGCGTCAACTCGAAGGCGCTGCCGCCGGCCTGAAGGCGATGACCACCTGGCATGCCTCGCACACCATCAACGTCTGTCGTGAAGCCACCGGTGGCGCGGGCTACCTCGACGAGAACCAGCTGTCGATCATGCGCGGCGACATCGACGTGTTCACGACCTTCGAAGGCGACAACACAGTCCTCACGCAGCTCGTCGCCAAAGAACTGCTGTCGGCGTACGCGCAAGACGTTCGCGGACTCAACACCGTCGGCTGGGCGCGGTTCATCGCGGGGATGGCCCGCGACGTGTTCCTGGAGAAGTCCGCTGCGCGCCAGGTGGTCCAGACCCTGATGGACACCTCGGGCGAAGATCCCGAAGAGTCCGAGCTGACCAACCGCGGCACCCAGATCCGGCTGTTCCGCAACCGCGAAGACCATCTCCTGCGGACCTGCGCCAACCGGTTGCGTCGGGCGACCGACGACGACGCCGATCCGTTCGAGGTGTTCAACGGGGCCCAGGACCATCTGCTCAAAGTGGGTACGGCGCACATCGAACGGGTGGTACTCGAGTCGTTCATCGAGGCCATCGACAAGTGCGACAGCAAGGCCGGAACCGAACTGCTCGGCAAGGTCTGCGACCTGTACGTCTACTCGGCTCTCGAGGCAGACCTCGAATGGTTCCTGATGCACCGGCACATCTCGGTCGAACGCGCAAAGGCGATCCGACGCGGCGTCAACGACTTGTGTGCGGCACTGCGTCCGCATGCGCGCACGCTCGTCGACGGGTTCGCTGTGCCAGAAGAACTGCTCAAGACAGCGATGGTCGAAGACCAGCTCAGCTAGAGCTGTACCTACGAAGAGTCCTCGTCACCATGTACCGGTGGCGGGGACTTCTTCGGTTTCGGCTTCGGCTTGTGGAGCGAGTTGGACTTCTTCGGACCCAGTCCGAGGGCGATCGCCTGGTGCGCCTGGGTCAGTTCCGACCGGAAATGGTCGACGTCACGGGCCCACGCCTGCGCCAGTCTGCCGCTGCGCAACCGGATGCCCACACCCTTGCGTCGCCGCGGCACGGCAGTCAGTTCACCCAGGGCAGGAGCGCTCTCCCACTTCTGATGCTCGGGGCTGTTGTTCTGCGGAAAGATCTCGTCGATCTCGTCGAGCGCGATGGTTTGAGCGCCCTGACGCAGGGTGGTCTCGGTGAGCCGGACCGTGACGTGTGAACGAGCCGCGTACACCTGGATGAGCGAGAACCCGCCGATCACGGCGGCAAAGATCAGGAGTGCGAGCCAGTGCACCTTGCCTTCACCGAAGATCTCGACGATGAGCAGCGCAAGACACAGAAGCGGGCCGATGGTGACCACCCACCAGCTGCCGCCGGGTTCGTAGAACAAGACCTCGCCTTCGGCCCCCGGCGTCTCGGGCTCGTGGTCTGTCTCGTCAATCATGGGCGCAGTCCCTCACCGGCGAGCGAACCAGGGCTCGGACGTGGGGCGGTTGGCGGTCAGCGAACCGGACAGTCCGATCAACGCGAAGAGCAGCGCGGGCACCATCGGCAGCGAGTAGAGCATCGAGGCGAAGATCCCGATGGCGACGAGCATCAACGTCAGGACCGACACCGCCGACCGCCAGCGCGGGTCGCCGGCGTACGCCTGCCGGCCCGCCCACACCAGGGCAGCCCCGACAAGAATGAAGAACACTCCGAAGACCACGCTGGTCCCGGTTCGCACCAGGGCGATCTGGAACAGACCCCACAGCGCGAGCAGGACGCCGGACGCAAGCCACAACCGATACGCCCACACAACGGTGTTCGGGGGCACGCCCGGGTTCACGGACTCGGTGCTCACTTGCGTTCTCCTGTATCTGATCCGGCGTCGTCAGAACGTCTCGGATCGGTGTTGCCGGGCTCCGAGGGCGTGCTGTTGTCCGGACCCGCGGGGTGCTGGTATCCACCCTGCTGGTACCCCGGCGCCCCGTAATACTGCTGCTGATATGGCTGCTGCGGGTACTGCTGGTAGGGGTTCGGGTAAGTGGGGTTGGGTGGATACCCACTCGGCGGGCCCTGCGGCCACGGCGCCTGCCCGCCCTTGTGCGACTGACTCTTTCGCCACGCCGCCATGTCTTTGCAGTACTTGTCCGAGTCCCGATGCATCAGCAAGACGCCCGCGCCGAGTGCCGCGACTCCGCCGATGACGGTCGGGATCATCGTCCAATGATCGGCCTCCTCGATGAAGAACGCCGACACGGTCTGCACAACAAGATAGAAACTGACGAAACCGAGAACCAGGCGGGCCCAATTGCGCCCGGAGCGGGCGAGCCACGCGAGCACCCCGAACACTGCGGCGAGGGTCAGCCCCACGATGACGTACACCACCCAGATGGCGCCATCAGGGAGTTCACCCTCAGGCATGTCCCGGGACACCTCGTCGGCGGCGTCGAAGGCCACTTGGTACTGACCACCGAAAACCACGCACTGCGCCAAGATGATCAGCGCCCACAGTTCGGTGGCGATGGCCATCGGGCTGGCCAGAGCCGGCTTGTTCGGTGACTCGGGCGAGGAGCCGCCGTACGGGCCCTGGCTGTAGGACGGTGGAGTCACGGACATGGGCACCAGCCTAGAGGTCGGGCGGGCGGCTGCGCGCGGGCGTCGGACGGGTGTGCGGATGTGGCCGCCCGCGACGACAAGAGGGGCCCGCACGACGGCGACAAGGGCCGGCGCGAGGCGGGCAGACGCACGGTCACCGGAGTTTGTCGGCGACCTCGTGCGCCCAGTACGTCAGCACGATGTCGGCACCGGCGCGCCGGATGGAGGTGAGTGACTCGACGATGGCGGCATCGCGGTCGATCCAGCCGCGCTCGGCCGCCGCGGTGATCATCGCGTACTCCCCCGAGATCTGGTACGCCGCGACCGGGACATCGGCCACGTCGGCCACCCGTCGCAACACGTCCAGGTACG is a window from the Williamsia sp. DF01-3 genome containing:
- a CDS encoding NAD-dependent succinate-semialdehyde dehydrogenase — encoded protein: MTDPVADFRELLEQVPAGLWIGGTSVDASDGSTFSVDDPATGTSLLRVADATPDDANTALESALAVADEWAATAPRKRSEILRATYDLVQDHADDMATIMTLEMGKALPDSKSEITYGGEFLRWFAEEAVRVSGRFTPSPGGTGRIMVTHAPVGVALAITPWNFPLAMGTRKIGPALAAGCTMIVKPAQETPLTMLYLAKLLGEAGLPGGVLSILPTSKAADVTEPLIADPRVRKISFTGSTPVGRSLLGQAAENVQRTSMELGGNAPFLVFDDADLDKAVEGAFAAKTRNGGEACTAANRFLVQEGIAEQFTAALTAKMKSMVLGPGYDPKTTLGPMVNTKQQTSIAKAVAAAVADGARVRLGADPENLPNSVTSTDDAGCYYPATVLDQVPADADIVRNEIFGPVAVISTFTAEDEAIEAANSTEYGLAAYLYTQDLDRALRVADKIESGMVGINRGVISDVAAPFGGVKQSGIGREGGSEGIYEYLTTKYIALT
- a CDS encoding nitrilase-related carbon-nitrogen hydrolase, producing MQLITALTAPPSLCRDTDSGRAPIRVGLVQHRWQPDTDALLADLAEGVEMAAGAGAGLVCLPEITLLRYPAFVRGGANPGESAEDLDTGPTFAFASAMAKQHNIFLHASLYEKNSAENGTTYDDGLGFNTAIMVSPTGELVAKTRKIHIPITAGYYEDTYFRAGPAEPDPYPVHSPAGLDATLGMPTCWDEWFPEAARAYSLAGAEIIVYPTAIGSEPDFPDFDTQPLWQQVIVGNGIANGTFMVVPNRTGNEGEITFYGSSFISDPYGRILVQAPRDEPAVLVAELDLAQRRDWLTLFPFLKTRRPDTYGRLVDPVATHGHFGAGDV
- a CDS encoding agmatine/peptidylarginine deiminase; protein product: MSQWRMPAETAPQEKVWMAFPAPGYSLGDTDAARDEARRTWAAVAHSICEFEPVTMLVDPDELPAARKYLSRDVEILAAPLNDAWARDVGPTFVLDEDGTLGAVDWVFNGWGAASWARWDRDQHIGTLIAEMSGAQRIDSPMINEGGGIAVDGDGTVLLTESVQLGEGRNATWSREDVEDELRRTIGAETAIWLPYGLTRDNQKFGTRGHVDIVAAIPSPGVVLVHDQQDPDHPDHAVSARIREVIAAAEPGWQIIDVPAPTVLTDDEGPVDYSYINHLVINNAVIACSFDDPNDARAAAILSEVYPGREIRTVDARPLFERGGGIHCITQHQPAGRRI
- a CDS encoding cytosine permease yields the protein MTSTTPRTEPVADAAPSSYGSKVLAVEPGGNEFIPLEARHGKPRSMFWTWTAPNLEFATIFVGVLSVLYFGLSFWQALAAVALGNLLGALAHYALSARGPLHGVPQMVLGRLGFGYRGNIVPAAFMTVMCGIGWFATNSVSGALALNTLFGLPSVLALLIVVLAQTAFAFFGHNLVQGFERIAAPLLAIVFVIAGVIIFSKADLGAPGTDGGAGLGGFLLTVGTAFGYTAGWTPYAADFTRYLPATVSRFKTGFFASSGLFVSTTALMAVGAASVTIGSDAESPTDAFTGHLPSAVADLTLLAIAVGAVAANAINLYSGGMAFVTMGFKMSLGIQRALVTVVFGVVGFLVAWWALADAAESYETFLLIVAYWIGPWLGIVFADQILRRNRPVAAMLYNPKYTNWGGLSAFLIALVASVLLFSNQERYVGFVAEAVPELGDITFFAGFVIAFAGYFVLSRNKIRRDYQSA
- a CDS encoding PucR family transcriptional regulator, translated to MVLALHEVLDRHLAATDPQVLSGHGRLGNEVRWVHSSEIFEIGPLLSGGELLLTTGLGLAGTDAGTRRHYIRELATRDVAGVAVELGRTFDEVPDEMIREASSVQLPLIALHTVVPFIDLCRAANTDIVSREVGVLRRRGELDAALHALMAAGAGAPAIVKAIAAAIGCPLVVLGKNNALMAAEGVDDDHSAWQVVDAQSASVPVQSRGQVIATLVAGPSSLDADTMMSLLDLGAGPLGVALSMSRELGGLRHRAAATLMSDLLNRRVDRRPDLMMRSRAAGFDPARAVCIVPVAISAPAPRMAAQLTATVTKKLSVQSLHADVHATSYALFAMTDQARDQITQVCAAFAGIAGEATIVVGDAARVDARDLSDALLTARRALAIASGSRRAMARHTDAVSSVRALAAELAVETLGAAVRDDLVTSVGPLVEWDRTHGSELTHTLEVHLRHGCSATRSAVALHLGRQSLYQRLERIRELLGFDFAAPETYPSVLLALCAHRSAVRSASGQAD
- a CDS encoding nucleoside deaminase, whose translation is MSTSTDVSPATLLETAYAEAQQSLIEGGIPIGAALFAADGTLLGRGHNMRVQNDDPSVHGETAAFRNAGRQRDYRSTIMVTTLAPCWYCSGLIRQFDIGSVVIGETRNFQGGEDWLADLGVSVTVVDDPRCVAMMADFIDGNPGLWNEDIGVAEETGR